GAAATGGCAGGACTCACACAACAGCATCTATTGAGCACACTCCTCTGTAATGTTGTTTCCTGTAACCTTGGATGCACTCCAAAGGCAGCTTCTTCAAGACAGATGGTCTGGTGTAACGTGTGCAACAGCTGCCGGCTCCTGGAAAATAAGCAATGAAGTCAGACATCAGACTGTATTTTGTGGAGAGTTCTGCACAGGACTCCGGATTTGAATATGGGGTCAGCCACTTCAAGATTCTTTCTGAGCAGTAGTCTTACTGTATCTTATCACACAACGGTACAGACTAACAGGCATGAGTTGACCCGTAGCATTATGTTTGTATAGAAAGGGTGGCACTTTCcaataaggtcacatgaattggcatgaacgaATGTAGTTGTTAAAGTACATACTGTACCTCAATAAAGCTGTGGGTAAAAACATTCCATCATGAACTCAAAGGAATAGAAGTCATAAAAGtcaagaaaaatgttttgtccaacaataaaatgagagagaaagagagagaggaggggagagttcCAGCTTACTTGTTGCATCTGTTGTGTCTGAGACTAAAATCACTGCCAGTAACAGGACTCCTCCAGCCAGGCTGATTGAAAAGGTCTTCATTCTGTCGCAGTGACGTTGAGTCTGGTGCGAGCGAAAGCTGAACAGTAACTTAGCACTGAATGTTTTCAAGCTCATGTTAAATACACCTGACAGGTCCGGCCCACATATATCCCAAACTTATTAACAGGCTGCAAGTGACATTGCTTCTGAGAACTTTGAACAAAGTGCATTCTGGACACTTGTGTGGGCCGAATGCCAGGGGTTTTTTGGATCGCTGGACAGTAGTTGTCTAGtagaaatgtttgtgtgtgtgtgtgtatgtgcatgtgtgtatgcgcatgtgtgtgtatgtgcatgtgtgtaggcgcatgtgtgtgcttgtgtgtgtgtgtgcatatgagcatttttgtgtgcgtatgtgcttgtgtctgttgGCCAGGGGCCCTCACACGGTGTATTCTGCTGCTGGTATGGAATGCTCAGGATGAGTTGAAGTGTAGAGGAAGTTAAACATTGAAGCACAAGGGGCTTCCCACCTTAATTAGTACATACGACATTTAATGTTATATCCAGCTTGTTGATCTGATATTATTGTTTCTAATAGCTTTATAATTTGTCCTCATTAACTTTCTTTGGATTTCCATCATTGACTCCAATCAATCATTGCATAGTActacattcattttcataacatttatacagtgggctccagaattattgccacacCTGACTGAAAATacttcagaaaaacaaacaatatgattactgagataaactcaaaatgctgcACATGTGAAAAAtcctgtactttattaatgtttcaatggaaccaatcAAAGTCAaactttcatttaataaaaaatagatttcaccaaaaacAAAGGtcccagaattattggcacctctgatttattacttggtgcatccacctctgacaaggataacagcatggagtcgcATTTGGCggtatttttgaccattcctctatgtagatccttgcaagatcctttAAATTCTTGGGTTTTAATTCAGTTCaacccacaggtttttgattgaaTTGAGGTCTGGTGCCTGAAATGGCCACAGCAgaactttttattttgtctcaGAACaatctctgtgtggattttgaggctttgagtcattgtcttgctggaaagtccacctacagcctattctcagccttgtggtagagacaaccagattgtcagccaaaattaCCTGATACTTGCTGTAATCCATTTGACCATTTTAGCCAGTGCCTCTGGACCTCTGAATTTGTGCATAGCCAGTCATAGccataattctggagcccactgtatgtcccagacattatggtgccctgaaatggagagactactgtatgattCAAAAGTGTGGTCATTTCTAcaaggtgaaaccaaagtgtataaaaattCCCTGCAATAAAAGTTGAGAATGTACACTTTAACTACATGTGAATTtgattgattacaaatctaaagtttacaaatgtacagagccaaaacagaaacaaaacaagaacaagaaaaatgtgtatttgtcccaaaacatctggagctcactgtattgttatgaaagcattttttttaaataagcaaaTGAATGACAAAATCATTGAATATTGATTTAGATATTACACATTAATAGTGgatctgttgaaaaaaaaaaatcttgatgACCAAGTTATTTTTCTGTTGCTAAAATGTCCTTTACTAGAGATCTGTAATGGTAATATATAAGCAAACAACCTACTGTGAACATCTGATTTACATTTCTCCCAAGGAAAGTGGGATGATTTTGCCAAATTGgttttccaattatttttgtcCCTCCGGACCCAGCTCTTCGCAAGTGTGCAGTTGATTGTGTCTCATTATCCGCCTCTTCTGGTATGATCTGCAGTTGTTTAGACAGGAAGGTCGGGCAGTGGATCTTAGACTTGACACAGTCACCAGTAAGGAATTTGTGTCCCCCATGGTGGCTATCTGTTGGTCCAGAAATCCCTGACTGGTAGAAAAGCTGTTTGTCACTCATTAAACTCATGCACAGTGAAACAAAGGAAAGGAAACAGATTATTATTAAAAGAGGGAGTACGTCACAGCAGCTTGTGCAAGTAGCTTTTTGACGTGCATCTGAACTTGTAAATCATGAAATTGGAGTAATTGGTAATTGGAGATGATCCAGGTACAGGGATCCAGGTATAATACAAAGTAACTCAGGTACTGTATAATAAAAGAATAATGAGTAATAATTGCAGAACAGGTGGCTTCAAGAGGTGGGAGTGTCTGCACTTGTATCTGCTGAAAATGTAtctgctgaaaatgaaaaagtaattcaacatatttaaaatgccaGGCCATTAGCCACATATTGCTGGTATGTGGTATTGTGGTATGTAAGAAATGTGATATTCAAAGCAAATCTGGAAAATCCGTGGAATTTCCTTTCCAATATCAACAGCTAGTGCAACAGCACAAAGTCCACTGGACAAACAATAGAGGCTATCTGCATTACGTCAGAATACTCCCCCTTCATTATCTTTGACAGTCCATAGTGAAGAAGTCCTGGCATGGTTCAAGCTCAATATATTAGTACATATCAGTACTTTTTGTGTTTACAACAATGTTGATGAGTGCTATTTTTAGACCAGTCTATTTTTAGACCTGTGTAAAAGTAGACCACAATGAGGAAGTTCACTGACAAGCTTGCCTAACTGGCATAGTGATTTACTATTTGTCTACCCTACTACACTGAATTAAAAAGGGGAAAAGTAATAAGGTAGTTAGGTAGTGTGATTTGAGGTCTAAGACACATAAAATGTGTATACTCACATGATGTTACCCTGAGGCTTTAATACTGGCGGTCCTAACCCTCTGTATATGTGTGGTAGTGTCAGTGTAAAAAGtgatattcaaataaatataatttgtttgaaTCTTAGGTATCCCAGGAGGCAGATGGGATTTTGTTCAAGAAACTCAACAAAACAATTTgttgtaaacaaaaccaagcatcttgagttcaccaaattatgactggaagagagtgctatggttcGATGGGACCAAGAACAtgttggccatacacaccatcaacattttTGACGGCGAGATGGAATTCATACagggagaagcacctcatacctactgtcaaaatGTGACAGTGGGtcactgatgttttggagatgttttgatgccagtggtccaggggcactatttaagatcaatggcgtaatgaattcaacaaagtactagGCAATCTcagcagaaaatctggttgtatctgctaggaagctgagtcttggtcataggtagattgtccagcaggacaatgactccaagcataaatgaaaatccacacagaaatagttaagtaacaacaatgttctcagtctcagacttaaatcccatgaaaaacctgtagtctgaactgaagaggtgGGTATCCCCAGGATAGCAATGAAtcagaaaagttctgcatggatcCCTCTATGGTCTCTAAATTTATCACAAaatataggaaaagactcatggctgtcagggctctttgccaggggtgtttgcacaaagtattaaactggggtgccaataatagTGGAACCtcttttttgggaaaatacattttgaaaatgaagcttatgtcaataactatatatttttttagtttacagcattttctgtgcatatttatcaagggtgccaataagcCCATTTTGACTCAGGTCTGGCAAACATAGCAGTGTGAAGAATTgcgctaattagcaaatccaggtgacttTACTTTCTGAAACTGGATTTTCTGCCTCTGGTTCTGTGGCAGAAGGCAGAAGAGGTGAAAGACAGTAGCATAGGAGAAGTAGTGAAATGTTTACATGTTCTGCATCATCAATCACGGTATAAAATCCCTACGAACACGTGCCCTTGAGATGTCAAGCTTCCAATCTTGCCTCAGTTGTTTTGGAAAGTAGCAAAAGCAGTTCAAATATCATACAATGCATCTGaaacttgtttttttatatcAGTACGTATAACAGCATGTCTAAGGTGACAATGATTTCTCTCTGAATAAGTCTTGTTCTTCTGCATAGTGTAATAGAACATTCAGTTGCATGTTCAGTGAGTTTTTCTGAATGTGGCCTGAGATAATGTTGTAATTCCTCAATAAACATTGACAGATTGCATAAAAGGAAAAGTTCTTATCAGACTGGTAGCACATCATTGAATAGCCCTTTTGTCTCTGTTTACACGTTCCAAAAGATTATAAAATCCGCCCGCATGTTTATGCTCTGAAATTCCACTCAGTGATATTTGAGTGGAGTGAGCTTTGTGGTTTATGGTTGATGAATAGCATGAGTTGGAATATCACCATCAAGAGgaagtaatgtaataaaatccaGTTCCCTCCCCACACGTCACACAaagatgagggggggggggggggggggtggagcaaGCCATTTACAATagcaaggtaaaaaaaaaaaaaacaccatgaCAAAAGCAAACAGGTTTGGAAAGTCCACCAGGTGCTCTATATAAGAGCGTTGAGATCCGTTGCAGGTGGATCAGAGCACAACCTGacgagagagaaacacagcctGCTCCTCTTTTACTgtagccacagacacacagagactaaGACAGGAAGATGGTGAGCACCAGATTCATTGCTGTGACCCTGCTGGTCGTTTTCATCCTCCAGACCTTCCTTCTGCAGACAGAGTCAGGTGAGCTTTACTGCCAGGCCGTCGCACTGGCCGTCGTGTAGCAATTCCAACATTTCAGCCATGAAATGTGATGCTGTTGGGAGACTTGAGGGTTATTTACAAGACATTTGTCTTTTGTTTACTTTTCCCGAACCTGTGAGTTGTCATTACGGTGGATCTATTGTCCCTTCTTCTAGCTTCCGTGTGGCAGTTTctgcagtttttaaatatttctctttttttttcctcaaaccaGCAAGCTGTTGCCTTTCATATGCCAAGAAAACTCCGATGTGCCACAGGATGAAGGGCTTTACCATCCAGACAAACATGCGCAACTGTGACATGGATGCCATCATGTAAGTTATTCTCAGAGAGCTACACATGTATCTCTGGTCATTACTGGGTAGTAAGTGTAGAACAGTATATATCCTTATTGAATATCATGAGTTTCACTGTAATGTTACAGCAGTGTAGAGTAGAAGTGTTATTATGTAGGTTATTAAACAGCAGTGGGGGAAACAATTTTGTGCAAAGGTCTGTGGGATCAGAGGTTTCATTGCTGCTGATTTTGAGAATGAGACAAATTAACTGTTATCTGTGTGGCTTATAAGTGTGgcttatcatatttagatatcCATATCCATAGAGTATTCATGTGCATGATTGAATTATATTTAATGTGTATTAGCGATCCTGCACAATATCCACAGTAAACAACAGACATGCGCAGATTCACAAAGGTTAAAAACGGAATCATCCAATGTGAAGCAATCTAGtgcaataaatgcaatgcaCTTAATAAAGGCAACTGATCACAGTGCAGTCAGACAAAGTGAACTGAGCAAATTGTCTGCTGAGCAAATTGATTACATTGTGATTATTTTCCATTGCTTAACCCTATGGTATGTGTGCCATTACAGCTTCCATACAAAAGCGGGCAAATTCATCTGTGCTGATCCATCAAAGAAGCTGACACAGATCACAGTCAAGTGCCTTAAGTGAGTGGCCTCTTCTTTTTCTATTGTGCATTTTATAGGATACACATGTTCttgatagatagatcattacatttatataacgCTTTCCTAGACACTGAAAGTGCTTACTGTGATGAgagggaaactcgcctcaaccaccaacaATGTGTAGCAATGTGAAAAGAGTGTCATGgggtctttaatgaccacagtgcgACAGGGCCTCGGTTGAAAATCTCATTTGAAAGACggtgtctcctacagcacagtgtccccatcactgcactggggcattggtgacccctactggcccaccaatgTACCATTCTGTGCAATAAAGTAAAAGCAGAAATTAGTTTCACATTCCTTTTGTAAATTCTGTGAATTGTTCctaaacaacaaacacaaagtTGAAAGAAAATTACTTCTTTAACTGCTGGAATTATCttggtatttgtttttgtttattcacAACCTGGAAATGTAGTTGATATATTTACTTGACAATAAACACtggcctttttttcttcagtcgGAGAGCGATGAATTTGTCTTGAGGAACCTTCCAGAACCCTCAAGGTCACACAATGCAAGGACAATGAAACAATTTAAGAAGATAAGCTCTTttgattgttttctttttgtatgtTCTGCACTACatgaatttcattcattttggggagaattttctatttatttttttatttttgcataaatCTGTTTGTGGTAATGCTGAAGGGTTCACCATTTCTTATCTGTTTTATAAACAGAAATGGTACAGTATTGCATCTGAGATGCTATGTtgccatattttaaaaatagacaaaatgaaaacattttatgttttaaaagggtatcacaaattatttttgtgttgacTTTCTTCtgtcttcttcagaaaatgtttaatCATATTGAAGTAAATCAATAggtttgtttaatttgaaaaaattcTTATCAAAGTAAGTAATTCTGTGAATGGAAATATAATGAAGATATAATGaagatatgtatatatatatgaaagtttattattattattattattattattattattattgttgttattattattattattattattattattattattattattattattgttcttgttcttgttgttcttgttcttgttgttattgttgttgttaactaCAGTCAATAACTTTAGCAGTCCAAATAAAAACCACTGTTATTCTATCCCGATCCTTTCTTATGTCATATAGTGCTCTCTGGTGTTACCGTATGTCAAGCATCAATTGCTATTCAATGCTTGTGGCTAATTTACAGACTTAAGAGTTACAAAACTATGCTTCATTGCATAGTCCGTTTGCattgtaatcaaataatttatttcatttcactcAGTTAAATGTACCACATTGTTGTCATTCTGGGCTGCATTTCCCCGAGGCCTTCTTAATGCTATGTTGTTcgtaagttacattacattacattaatggcatttggcagaggctcttatccagagcgacgtacagtttattagactaggcaggagacaatcccccctggagcaatgcagggttaagggccttgctcaaaggcccaacagctgtgcggatcttattgtggctacaccagggatcgaaccaccaaccttgcgagtcccaggcatgcaccttaaccactacgctacaggccgccctacaagTTGTACCTTAATCCTACCTTATAcctctaccttaacgtttcagcatgTTTCCAAAAACGTTCTTACAtgattgaactgaattgaatacaggtgtgaagtgtgaagtgCCTCCTATAGACAGGGCTGGGAGTTAGGAGAGCACTACAGCCGCCACCACTTCTCGACCCTTTCACAGGAACAGCAAACACAGGAAATTCCCGCGTTGTTACTTCTGTGTGAAGGGGGTATAAGAGAACTTTTTAAAGCTGAAACAGACTGAAGCAGCTATGAACTCAAAGAGATGAGGCAGAAGCCCCATCCCTCCACTTGTGTCTCTCCTTGTACTATACCAGCAAGAGTTGGGCGCCACAATGGAAGGGACcaagacacattacattattggcatttggcagacgctcttatccagagcgacgtacagttgattagactaagcaggagacaatcctcccctggagcaatgcagggttcagggccttgctcaagggcccaacggctgtgtggatcttattgtggctacaccgggattagaaccgccggccttgcgtgtcccagtcatttaccactGCAGGCTGCCCTGACACAATTCaaatctgtaaaatatctgaCATTTTTATTCACTCTGATTTTTTTAGGCCATTATTGTATCCATTGTGTGAGGTGTACAGTAGAAAAAGGAATGCTCAtggaaattaatgttttttccaGCAGTTGCAAGGTGTTTTGatattcttaaaataaaaaaagcttatTTCTATTGAAGCACATTACCTCTTCTCATATTTACTGATATTACCATAGCATGCCAATGAACAAGTGAAAAAACTGAAAGTTACTTCAACCAGCTCATTAGAGAATTCCTACTGTAGCAATACAATTAGCAAGACAATTCTGTACAACAAAACATGGCCCATTATAGTGATATTCAGGTTTTTTTAatatcaaaaataaattatgccAGATTACCAGAAGCAGTGCCCTGGCATTTTCATGGTGTCAGCATACTGTGCCTCCCAGAACtgaaaaaaagttgttttgttTACACAGGTACAATAAATCACTTAATAAATTGTGAATAGTTGAAGGAAAATAATTTTAAGCAACATTCAAAAAACTTAATCTGACCCACAGAAAGTAGTTAAAGGATCATAATGTGGGGTGctgttttaaaatatcaaattgctttaaaatagattgacatgtacacatacatggTTTAGTTGCTTAATGTAGAAgctccagcacactggagcCAAAACCCATAACATCCACACGCCATTCCTGTCCAATTCCAGAACATGTTCAGGTGCTTTCCGTCCTCAGCTTCTTGGGGACTGGCACAGGACAGAGAAAACATATTGTTGTCGCCCTCCAGGTCAATTCCAGACAGCAACATCTCTCCTGTAATCTTATAGCTTTGCCTCCAGCTTaatgtgaaaccattttttGTTTATCTGTTCCATAGTAAGCGGAACTCGAGACATAGtttacaacaacagcaatatctttccaggctttagtcttccccgACCCTGACATTCCACTGCTAACTACCATTTCACTCAGTACACAGCACGGGTCCGGTGTGTAAACAGCACCTAGGatgtttttattccagtccAAGTGGCACATAGCACATGTAGCCTACATATACAAACAAAAGTTAACAattgtcctggtggagaaacataaagagCAATAGCTTTGACCCACAGAACTGTATAAAGAAAACATATGCTGTTTGGCGCTGTCACCGACGCTGTTGGGGCTTCTGATAAGAACATTTTGATTAAATAGTCAGACTTGTTGAAATGTTTCCACAAATCTATCAGAGCTACTGATGTACAACAACTGCTGTAGGTGTGTATTGGCAGAATGCCAAGTCTGTTTCTATATCTATGAGTGTGGCAATGAAGGGAAGTACTGATCTAGATGGTCGTACCAGCAAAATTACATTGTGAGTCTAGAATAATAGCGGCTTCAAATTTAGTCACCTTGGTAGCTATCTGAAGATAAACCAATGAAACAGCTTATATCCTTGCTTTAGTTTTAACCCCTTGGATTTATTGTGTAAATCCGTCAGTCGGTGAACATCGTTCATGTAAATTTTTGGTCGATCGTGAAGTGAAGAAGTAACTCCATAGTAAGCCAGCTAGGTTGTCTTGCATGGTTTAGCCTGAGACCCTCAATCCCCTGCCTCCTTTTTGGTTAGTCAATCCCCCTAAGTcttaaaaaaggaaatataataaaatgtttaatcaaAAACTTATCACCTTTAATCAACAAGTGTCACTGACAATCATTGAATAAaatcttgaaaacattttttaaaatatgtacataGCTGAAGTATATTTGTACCATGTTTAAACCAAAagggtttaaaataaatatttctcaaTAATATTCagaacataattattattttggtacattttggtttttattttacctttgtaCCGAATATTTTAGTTAGTgacatatttaatttgaaaaaatttgAGGCATCTGGAGGAGCAATTTGGAACTTCATGTATTTGGCAGGTAAAGCGTTGGCAGTTCCATTGCATGTCTCACTGTACTTTCTCCAACCTTGTACTGCCCCTATCAGCAGTACGTAATAGCTGTGGTATGTGGCCTGAAGCACAAGAAGTTGGGAAAGCTCAAAGACAGTAGCACAGGGGAAGTCGTGAAAGcctggccacacacacacgtactgcaTCATCATTCACAGCATGAAATCCCTACAAACATGTACCTTCGACTCAAAAGATTTTGAGCCTTAAACAACCTCAGCAGTTTTGGACAGCAGCAATAGCTGCTAAGATATCATGCAACGCATTTGAgacttgattattattttttcatcaatattcagaacatcattattatttcacatattgttttttatttcatcttttGGACCATATATTTTAGTGACATTTCATTTAAAGAAAATTTTAGGAATCTGGAGGAGCAATTTGGAACTTCAAAAACGTATTTGGCAAGCAGAGCAGTGGCAGTTCCATTGGAAGTTTCACTTTACTTTCTCTAACCTTGTACTTACCCTGTTAGCAGTACGTAATTGCTGTGGTATGTGGCCCGAAGCACAGGAGAAGCATAAGagtattaaaatgtgtttcttatATAAACATGTTTCATATCAGACATTTATTCATCTGCAGCagtcaaatactgtatatgattattttatttacagcattGCACAATTTAGTCATTTTGGATAGGAAGGAACTCCAAggtacactgcttacattttgcttcataGATTTGTGTTAGTTACATCATTGGACTTTGCACACTGTTGGGCAAGGAGTTTATGATTCAGGAAATGTTTGTCGCTTACCTGTTTGTGACTCTCAGTATTTTCACCtccattgttttgtatttgtagcaCTTTATGTAtacataaattatgaaaataaactaaattagTATTGTAAATGCTGCAAGTATCTTCCTTTATTTAAGCCATTTTCAAGTCTCTATGGTGCTTACCTCTGGAGTTATGAAGCTTCTAAATAGAGCACTGCAGAAATAGGTGAGGGTTACCAGATTGGAAGTTAGCATGAAGGGGTTAATAAACATTGACCG
The sequence above is a segment of the Conger conger chromosome 4, fConCon1.1, whole genome shotgun sequence genome. Coding sequences within it:
- the LOC133127736 gene encoding C-C motif chemokine 20-like, which gives rise to MVSTRFIAVTLLVVFILQTFLLQTESASCCLSYAKKTPMCHRMKGFTIQTNMRNCDMDAIIFHTKAGKFICADPSKKLTQITVKCLNRRAMNLS